In Quercus lobata isolate SW786 chromosome 12, ValleyOak3.0 Primary Assembly, whole genome shotgun sequence, a genomic segment contains:
- the LOC115969995 gene encoding 2-oxoglutarate-Fe(II) type oxidoreductase hxnY isoform X2 has product MTEALKLPIIDLISPDRISTANSIRQACIDYGFFYLVNHGMEEELLGKVFEESKKFFLLPLEEKMKMPRKEHRGYTPLYAENLDPTSSSKGDSKESFYIGPLEDITTPVNLNQWPSEEILPSWRHMMESFYRKLLSAGKRLLSLIALALNVEEDFFEKVGALDKPNAFLRLLHYPGELGSSDDEIYGSSAHSDYGMVTLLATDGVQGLQVCREKFKQPRVWEDVLHVDGALIVNIGDIMERWTNCLFRSTMHRVMLSGKERYSVLSTIYKHLGV; this is encoded by the exons GCGTGCATAGACTATGGTTTCTTCTATCTTGTGAATCATGGAATGGAGGAGGAGTTGCTTGGGAAAGTATTTGAGGAGAGCAAGAAGTTTTTCTTGCTTCCTTTGGAGGAAAAGATGAAAATGCCTCGCAAGGAACATAGAGGTTACACACCGCTGTATGCTGAAAACCTTGATCCCACTTCAAGCTCCAAAG GTGACtcaaaagaaagtttttatattgGCCCTTTAGAAGATATTACAACTCCAGTTAATTTGAATCAATGGCCTTCAGAAG AAATTTTACCTTCTTGGAGACATATGATGGAAAGCTTCTACAGAAAACTCCT GTCTGCTGGAAAAAGATTACTTTCTCTGATTGCTCTGGCTTTGAATGTAGAAGAGgacttttttgaaaaagtgggggCCTTGGATAAACCAAATGCGTTTCTTCGCCTTTTGCATTATCCAG GTGAATTGGGGTCTTCTGATGATGAAATATACGGTTCCTCTGCTCACTCAGATTATGGAATGGTCACTCTCCTAGCAACCGATGGTGTTCAAGGACTTCAG GTCTGCCGAGAAAAATTCAAGCAACCACGGGTATGGGAGGATGTGCTTCATGTAGATGG GGCCTTGATTGTAAACATTGGGGATATAATGGAGAGGTGGACTAATTGTTTGTTCCG GTCAACGATGCACAGAGTGATGCTGTCTGGAAAAGAGCGCTATTCT GTACTGTCTACGATTTACAAACACTTGGGAGTTTGA